The following coding sequences lie in one Aspergillus luchuensis IFO 4308 DNA, chromosome 8, nearly complete sequence genomic window:
- the pre9 gene encoding proteasome core particle subunit alpha 3 (COG:O;~EggNog:ENOG410PIQW;~InterPro:IPR029055,IPR016050,IPR034647,IPR001353, IPR023332,IPR000426;~MEROPS:MER0000554;~PFAM:PF00227;~go_component: GO:0005839 - proteasome core complex [Evidence IEA];~go_component: GO:0019773 - proteasome core complex, alpha-subunit complex [Evidence IEA];~go_function: GO:0004298 - threonine-type endopeptidase activity [Evidence IEA];~go_process: GO:0006511 - ubiquitin-dependent protein catabolic process [Evidence IEA];~go_process: GO:0051603 - proteolysis involved in cellular protein catabolic process [Evidence IEA]): MSRRYDSRTTIFSPEGRLYQVEYALEAISHAGTALGILAKDGIVLAAEKKVTSKLLEQDTSAEKLYTLNDNMICAVAGMTADANILINYARQAAQRYLLTYNEEIPCEQLVRRLCDLKQGYTQHGGLRPFGVSFIYAGYDPLREFQLYQSNPSGNYGGWKATSVGANNASAQSLLKQDYKEDCDLKEACAMAVKVLSKTMDSTKLSSEKSKS; this comes from the exons ATGTCACGGAGATACGATTCCAGA ACTACCATCTTTTCCCCCGAAGGTCGACTCTACCAGGTTGAATATGCGTTAGAAGCCATCTCGCATGCCGGTACCGCCCTAGGAATTCTGGCCAAAGATGGAATCGTCCTCgcagcggagaagaaggtcaccaGCAAGCTACTGGAGCAGGACACATCTGCGGAGAAGCTATACACGCTGAACGA CAACATGATctgtgctgttgctggtatGACGGCAGACGCAAACATCCTTATCAACTATGCTCGACAAGCTGCCCAGCGGTATCTTCTTACCTACAACGAAGAAATTCCTTGCGAGCAACTTGTCCGTCGTCTGTGCGACTTGAAGCAAGGATACACCCAGCATGGTGGTCTCCGTCCCTTCGGTGTTTCGTTCATCTATGCCGGCTACGACCCTCTCCGGGAGTTCCAACTGTACCAGAGCAACCCCAGCGGTAACTACGGTGGCTGGAAAGCAACTAGCGTGGGAGCAAACAATGCTAGTGCTCAGAGTCTGCTGAAGCAAGATTACAAGGAGGACTGCGATCTGAAGGAAGCTTGCGCTATGGCCGTTAAGGTTCTTAGCAAGACGATGGACTCGACCAAGCTGAGCAGTGAGAAGAGTAAGTCATGA
- a CDS encoding uncharacterized protein (COG:S;~EggNog:ENOG410PR5P): MTEFETTLCRLCEKIETKYRRRSAEVERLNRWKREGSTLVASMDRSQKLVMELEKEIRQLQRERDERRKALS; encoded by the coding sequence ATGACTGAGTTTGAAACAACACTATGCCGCTTGTGCGAGAAGATCGAAACCAAATACCGGCGGCGAAGCGCCGAGGTGGAACGCTTGAACCGATGGAAACGGGAGGGAAGCACTCTCGTAGCGTCCATGGACCGGTCACAGAAGCTCGTCATGGAGCTCGAAAAAGAAATTCGCCAACTGCAGCGGGAGCGTgacgagagaagaaaggcacTTTCATGA
- the mak5 gene encoding ATP-dependent RNA helicase MAK5 (COG:A;~EggNog:ENOG410PGCH;~InterPro:IPR027417,IPR001650,IPR014014,IPR014001, IPR011545,IPR000629;~PFAM:PF00270,PF00271;~go_function: GO:0003676 - nucleic acid binding [Evidence IEA];~go_function: GO:0004386 - helicase activity [Evidence IEA];~go_function: GO:0005524 - ATP binding [Evidence IEA]), with protein sequence MGQKRQRGSKGADLQAKKRKKDVAAAEESEDPLVTVNDLNWKEVALPDRLEDAGGFFGLEEIDGVEVIKGGSEGLQFKAAHGKPKKSILKKKAPEEEEPKFDDDEWSGFSDNEATEKKDTAPKENQKDEQEAGKPTAEEKKKAKKDRQAEQKKAKKEAKQKTTSNQEDKSIKAGLSFSALQDEEDDDGVDVSAWESLGLSPEILTGLSKMKFTTPTLVQKSCIPQILDGHDVIGKASTGSGKTLAFGIPILEHYLEKKREDLRAGKEEKKKDSAPIALIMSPTRELAHQLAKHIGELALHAPGSSARIALLTGGLSVQKQQRVLAGADIVIGTPGRVWEVLSSGQGLIRKMSDIKFLVIDEADRLLSEGHFKEAEEILGALDRVEDGDFGGDDSEDEEKEDARAQRQTLVFSATFHRDLQQKLAGKARWTGGDIMSNKESMEYLLQKLKFREEKPKFIDVNPVSQMAEGLKEGIVECGAMEKDLYLYTLLLYNPKHRTLVFTNSISAVRRLTQLLQNLGLPALALHSSMAQKARLRSVERFSSPTSNPSSILVATDVAARGLDIKGIDFVIHYHAPRAADTYVHRSGRTARAGASGKSVIICAPEEMVGVVRLAAKVHANMANGKKLPLESLELDRRVVLRVRDRVNLAAKITDSNIAKEKISAEDNWLQKAAEDLGVEYDSEEFESAQGRGRGRGRGRQERQRKAGEVTKNELAAMRAELKHLLSQRVNVGVSERYLTSGRVDIEALLRGEGNNSFLGQVDPLDF encoded by the exons ATGGGCCAGAAGAGACAGCGCGGCTCGAAAGGAGCTGATTTGCAAgcgaaaaaaaggaagaaggatgtcGCCGCGGCTGAGGAGAGCGAGGATCCGCTCGTCACCGTCAATGATCTTAACTGGAAAGAGGTCGCGCTGCCTGATAGGCTTGAGGATGCAGGTGGTTTCTTTGGATTGGAAGAAATTGACGGAGTAGAGGTTATCAAGGGTGGAAGTGAAGGACTCCAGTTCAAG GCCGCACATGGCAAACCGAAGAAATCGatcctgaagaagaaggcgccagaggaggaagaaccgAAGttcgacgacgacgagtgGTCCGGTTTCAGCGACAACGAAGcgaccgagaagaaggacacTGCACCGAAGGAAAACCAGAAAGACGAGCAGGAAGCCGGCAAACCCAcggccgaggagaagaagaaggccaagaaggacaggcaggcagagcagaagaaagccaagaaagaagcaaagcagaagACTACATCAAACCAGGAGGACAAGAGCATCAAGGCTGGACTTTCGTTTTCTGCACtccaagatgaagaggacgacgatggcGTGGATGTTTCTGCTTGGGAGTCGCTTGGGTTGTCTCCTGAGATCCTCACCGGTCTGTCGAAGATGAAGTTCACCACACCGACTCTTGTTCAAAAGTCCTGCATTCCCCAGATCTTAGACGGCCACGATGTGATCGGCAAGGCGTCGACAGGTTCCGGAAAGACATTGGCGTTcggcatccccatcctcgagCACTATCTTGAGAAGAAACGGGAGGACTTGCGCGctggcaaggaagagaagaagaaggactcCGCCCCTATTGCTCTCATTATGTCTCCCACCCGTGAATTGGCACATCAATTGGCTAAGCATATTGGCGAGCTTGCTCTCCACGCCCCCGGCTCCAGTGCCCGCATTGCACTCCTTACAGGCGGTCTGTCCgtccagaagcagcagcgtgTGTTGGCTGGTGCTGACATCGTGATTGGTACTCCTGGTCGAGTATGGGAGGTGCTTAGCAGTGGCCAGGGTTTGATCCGCAAGATGAGTGACATCAAGTTCCTTGTCATTGATGAGGCGGACAGACTTCTCAGCGAGGGCCACTTCAAGGAAGCCGAGGAGATCCTCGGTGCTCTCGATCGCGTTGAGGATGGCGATTTTGGTGGCGACGATagcgaagacgaagagaaggaagatgctCGTGCTCAGAGGCAGACGTTGGTCTTCTCCGCTACATTCCACCGCGATTTGCAGCAGAAGCTAGCCGGCAAAGCGCGTTGGACGGGAGGCGACATCATGAGCAACAAGGAGTCCATGGAATATCTCCTCCAGAAACTGAAGTTCCGCGAAGAAAAGCCCAAGTTCATTGACGTCAACCCGGTCTCGCAGATGGCCGAAGGCCTCAAGGAAGGCATTGTCGAATGTGGAGCTATGGAGAAG GATCTTTATCTTTACACTCTGTTGCTCTACAACCCCAAGCACCGGACACTTGTGTTCACCAACTCGATCTCCGCCGTCCGCCGTCTCACCCAATTGCTCCAGAACCTCGGCCTTCCCGCTCTGGCACTCCACTCCTCCATGGCCCAGAAAGCGCGTCTACGTTCAGTGGAGCGATTCTCCTCGCCCACATCCAATcccagcagcatcctcgTCGCCACCGACGTTGCTGCGCGTGGTCTCGATATCAAGGGCATTGACTTTGTCATCCACTACCACGCTCCCCGCGCAGCCGACACCTACGTCCACCGTTCCGGACGTACCGCCCGTGCGGGTGCATCCGGAAAGAGTGTGATCATCTGCGCTCCGGAGGAAATGGTCGGAGTGGTTCGTCTGGCCGCCAAAGTCCACGCCAACATGGCCAATGGCAAGAAATTGCCGCTTGAATCGTTGGAGCTCGACCGTCGGGTCGTCCTCCGAGTCCGTGATCGTGTGAACTTGGCCGCCAAGATTACCGACTccaacatcgccaaggagaagatctccGCGGAAGATAACTGGCTTCAAAAGGCAGCAGAGGACCTTGGGGTTGAGTATGATAGCGAGGAGTTCGAGAGCGCCCAGGGCCGTGGTCGCGGCCGCGGACGTGGGCGTCAGGAACGGCAGCGCAAGGCTGGTGAAGTTACGAAGAATGAGTTGGCGGCCATGCGGGCGGAGTTGAAGCATCTGCTGTCTCAGCGGGTGAACGTAGGTGTGAGTGAGCGGTACCTCACGTCCGGACGGGTGGACATTGAGGCGTTGCTGCGTGGAGAAGGCAACAATTCATTCCTGGGCCAGGTGGATCCATTGGATTTCTAA
- the FMP52 gene encoding uncharacterized protein (COG:T;~EggNog:ENOG410PPS2;~InterPro:IPR036291,IPR016040;~PFAM:PF13460) yields the protein MANVALLGCTGMVGSHILTHLLGNSAVARIDTISRRTPQPATAAPQEKLTTFVSDDSSKWASQLSSLTPTPDIFISAFGTTRGAAGGFENQYKIEHGLNVELARAARDAGTKVYVLISSTGADKNSSFGYPRMKGEIEEEVKAMGFERTVILRPGLISGERQESRPAEAVMRGFAGLVGKIHSGLKDGWAQDADVIAKAAVNAGVKALNGEVPAGSEKVWVMYGKDIIQYGKE from the exons ATGGCCAACGTCGCACTGCTCGGCTGCACCGGCATGGTG GGGAGccacatcctcacccacctCCTGGGAAACTCCGCTGTGGCACGCATTGACACTATCTCCCGTCGCACCCCTCAACCCGCCACTGCCGCGCCCCAAGAAAAGCTCACCACCTTCGTGTCCGACGACTCCTCCAAGTGGGCTTCGCAGCTCTCCTCTCTGACCCCAACGCCagacatcttcatctccgcaTTTGGAACCACCCGCGGCGCAGCTGGTGGCTTCGAGAACCAATACAAGATCGAACATGGTCTGAATGTTGAGCTGGCCCGTGCGGCGCGCGATGCCGGCACCAAGGTGTACGTGCTGATCTCGTCGACCGGCGCTGACAAGAACTCATCCTTTGGATATCCCCGGATGAAGGGCGagattgaggaagaggtgaagGCGATGGGATTTGAGAGGACAGTCATCTTGCGCCCTGGACTCATCTCCGGGGAGAGGCAGGAGAGTAGGCCTGCTGAGGCGGTGATGCGGGGCTTTGCGGGTCTTGTTGGCAAGATTCATTCCGGattgaaggatggatgggcgCAGGATGCGGATGTTATTGCGAAGGCGGCGGTTAATGCGGGAGTTAAGGCTTTGAATGGCGAGGTTCCGGCTGGGAGTGAGAAGGTGTGGGTGATGTACGGGAAGGATATTATTCAGTATGGGAAGGAGTAG
- a CDS encoding sulfite reductase subunit alpha (COG:E;~EggNog:ENOG410PH6J;~InterPro:IPR017938,IPR003097,IPR001433,IPR017927, IPR002869,IPR001709,IPR023173,IPR019752,IPR009014, IPR039261;~PFAM:PF01558,PF00175,PF00667;~go_function: GO:0003824 - catalytic activity [Evidence IEA];~go_function: GO:0016491 - oxidoreductase activity [Evidence IEA];~go_function: GO:0016903 - oxidoreductase activity, acting on the aldehyde or oxo group of donors [Evidence IEA];~go_process: GO:0055114 - oxidation-reduction process [Evidence IEA]), translating into MGSSSPALSTLGGPTYVTAQTLIQQVAYVLSDKIFSYSPESFDLDAALREWSSKQEINANGESPEIKAMETRQGAGNIALGYIFSQDFDLKKRHIPQGIVASSATLPYMRAALEQLSLLYSVASPVAAHVAAVDYAGEDGLVSDYASALSLAEELGLGLVSSASVHESQHMALLTTLLSSVLPSVHIYDGVRVGREETRVIDVLDQAGLSRTYEAVRKTLEDSRSRHLDTQGKLLELLQSLNGELGTDYGLFEYHGHAEPVSVLVAFGTVEASLTAQIARSLAKDGVRVGVINVRVYRPFVEEEFLRVLPKSVKTVGVLGQVSDEQAVQEQGVRSALYEDVLAALTFATDREQTPACIDIKYARSQRWDLINTAAAFQLVHEKPIVQAGAESEPLQLLDPATVQEYTFWDVDTSVGGDVATTLSQALAADSASNVTTNKVHDNLVQGGVVRVDIRKSSKIVDAPYSITAADTAYVGDVKLLGDVDIAASVKDNGKVIVNAPGVKDDELEKKLPVAFRQAVAERGISLYFVDPSVAGETASESSVLQVAFLRVALPSQESVGIKKLASIGGNAEALENVSKELEKVLRQIEVPEAWKTPEEGAQVAQLPKDISPNSFVSFDKEETEPASYLKDWQTAAKGLAFKEAYGTKNALRPETATKTFTVHVKENRRLTPVTYDRNIFHIEFDLGDSGLKYDIGEALGVHAENDPKDVMDFIAFYGLNADDVVEVPSREDPAVLENRTVYQALVQNVDIFGRPPKRFYEALAEFADDEKEKTDLLTLGGPDGAVEFKRRSEVDTVTFADILLQYPSAKPDFHDLIRIVGPLKRREYSIASCQKVTPTTVALMIVAVTWSDPTGRDRFGLATRYLSRLQPGTPVTVSVKSSVMKLPPKSTQPLIMAGLGTGLAPFRAFVQHRALEKAQGKEIGAVLLYMGSRHQREEYCYGEEWEAYQEAGVITVLGRAFSRDQPEKIYIQDRMRQTLPEIIQAYIREEGAFYLCGPTWPVPDVTAVLEEAIATEAKNLGKKVDSRKEIEKLKDEERYVLEVY; encoded by the coding sequence ATgggctcctcttctccagcctTGTCGACCCTCGGCGGTCCGACTTATGTCACTGCCCAGACCCTCATCCAGCAAGTCGCTTATGTCTTGAGCGACAAGATCTTCTCTTACTCTCCGGAGTCCTTCGACTTGGATGCTGCTCTCCGGGAATGGTCCTCCAAGCAGGAGATCAACGCCAATGGCGAGTCTCCTGAGATCAAGGCCATGGAGACCCGCCAGGGTGCCGGTAACATTGCCCTCGGTTACATCTTCTCCCAGGACTTCGACTTGAAGAAGCGCCACATCCCTCAGGGTATTGTTGCTTCCTCGGCCACTCTCCCTTATATGCGTGCCGCACTGGAGCAGCTGTCTCTCCTGTACTCCGTTGCTAGCCCCGTTGCTGCCCATGTCGCCGCTGTCGACTATGCCGGTGAGGACGGCCTTGTCTCCGACTATGCCTCCGCCCTCTCCCTTGCCGAAGAGCTTGGCCTGGGTCTGGTGTCGAGTGCCTCTGTTCATGAGTCTCAGCACATGGCTCTGCTCACCACCCTTCTGTCCTCGGTTCTGCCCTCCGTCCACATCTATGACGGTGTCCGCGTCGGCCGGGAAGAGACCCGCGTCATTGATGTCCTCGACCAGGCTGGTCTCTCTCGCACTTACGAGGCCGTCCGCAAGACCCTCGAAGACTCCCGCAGTCGTCACCTCGACACTCAGGGCAAGCTCCTCGAGCTCCTCCAGTCCCTGAACGGTGAGCTCGGAACCGACTATGGCCTCTTTGAGTACCACGGCCACGCTGAGCCCGTCTCCGTTCTGGTTGCTTTCGGTACCGTCGAGGCATCCCTCACTGCTCAGATTGCCCGCTCTTTGGCTAAGGACGGTGTTCGCGTTGGAGTAATCAACGTCCGTGTCTACCGTCCTttcgtggaggaggaattccTGCGCGTTCTGCCCAAGTCGGTCAAGACCGTTGGTGTACTTGGCCAGGTCTCTGACGAACAGGCTGTGCAGGAGCAGGGTGTTCGCTCTGCTCTGTACGAGGATGTCCTTGCTGCTTTGACTTTCGCCACCGATCGGGAGCAGACCCCGGCTTGCATTGATATCAAGTACGCCCGCTCTCAGCGCTGGGATCTGATCAACACCGCTGCCGCTTTCCAGTTGGTTCATGAGAAGCCTATTGTCCAGGCTGGTGCTGAGTCCGAGCCCCTGCAGTTGCTCGACCCTGCCACCGTCCAGGAGTACACTTTCTGGGATGTTGACACCTCCGTTGGTGGCGACGTCGCCACGACTCTTTCCCAGGCCTTGGCTGCCGACTCAGCAAGCAatgtcaccaccaacaaggtCCACGATAACCTCGTCCAGGGAGGTGTCGTCCGTGTTGACATCCGTAAGAGCTCCAAGATTGTCGATGCCCCCTACTCCATCACTGCTGCCGACACTGCCTATGTTGGAGACGTCAAGCTGCTTGGCGACGTCGACATTGCCGCATCTGTCAAGGACAACGGCAAGGTCATCGTGAACGCCCCTGGCGTGAAGGACGATGAGCTCGAGAAGAAACTGCCCGTTGCTTTCCGCCAGGCTGTCGCTGAGCGGGGCATCTCCCTTTACTTCGTCGACCCATCTGTTGCCGGTGAGACCGCCTCTGAGTCCTCGGTCCTTCAGGTTGCTTTCTTGCGTGTGGCTCTGCCTTCTCAGGAGAGCGTGGGCATCAAGAAGCTGGCTTCTATTGGCGGTAATGCCGAGGCCCTGGAGAATGTTAGCAAGGAACTTGAGAAGGTTCTCCGCCAGATCGAGGTTCCCGAGGCCTGGAAGACTCCCGAGGAGGGAGCCCAGGTTGCTCAGCTCCCCAAGGACATTTCCCCCAACAGCTTCGTGTCCTTCGACAAGGAAGAGACCGAGCCTGCCTCCTACCTTAAGGACTGGCAGACCGCTGCCAAGGGTCTCGCTTTCAAGGAGGCCTACGGCACCAAGAATGCTCTGCGTCCTGAGACGGCTACCAAGACCTTCACTGTCCACGTCAAGGAGAACAGACGCCTTACTCCTGTCACCTACGATCGTAACATCTTCCACATCGAGTTCGACTTGGGTGACTCTGGCCTCAAGTATGACATCGGTGAAGCCCTGGGCGTGCACGCTGAGAACGACCCGAAGGATGTCATGGACTTCATCGCCTTCTATGGCCTGAACGCCGACGATGTCGTCGAGGTGCCCAGCCGCGAGGACCCCGCCGTTCTGGAGAACCGCACCGTCTACCAGGCCCTTGTCCAGAACGTCGACATCTTCGGTCGCCCGCCCAAGCGCTTCTACGAAGCTCTGGCCGAATTCGCCGacgacgagaaggagaagaccgaTCTTCTTACCCTCGGTGGCCCCGACGGAGCTGTGGAATTCAAGCGCCGTTCCGAGGTGGATACCGTTACCTTCGCGGATATTCTGCTCCAGTACCCCTCGGCCAAGCCTGACTTCCACGACCTGATCCGTATCGTCGGTCCCCTGAAGCGTCGTGAGTACTCCATCGCTTCTTGCCAGAAGGTGACCCCCACCACCGTTGCTCTTATGATCGTTGCGGTTACCTGGTCGGACCCCACTGGCCGTGACCGTTTCGGTCTGGCTACCCGCTACCTCAGCCGCCTCCAGCCCGGTACCCCCGTCACCGTCAGCGTCAAGTCCAGTGTGATGAAGCTGCCCCCCAAGTCCACCCAGCCCCTCATCATGGCTGGTCTCGGTACTGGTCTGGCTCCCTTCCGTGCCTTCGTCCAGCACCGTGCTCTTGAGAAGGCTCAGGGCAAGGAGATTGGTGCCGTCTTGCTGTATATGGGCTCCCGTCACCAGCGCGAGGAGTACTGCTACGGTGAGGAGTGGGAGGCCTACCAGGAGGCCGGTGTCATTACCGTCCTGGGTCGTGCCTTCTCTCGTGACCAGCCTGAGAAGATTTACATCCAGGATCGCATGCGCCAGACTCTGCCTGAAATTATCCAGGCCTACATCCGCGAGGAGGGTGCTTTCTACCTCTGCGGTCCCACATGGCCCGTGCCCGATGTCACCgccgtgctggaggaggccaTCGCCACTGAGGCCAAGAACCTGGGCAAGAAGGTCGACTCTCGCAAGGAGAtcgagaagttgaaggatgaggagagataCGTCCTTGAAGTGTACTAA
- a CDS encoding tRNA methyltransferase TRM7 (COG:J;~EggNog:ENOG410PID8;~InterPro:IPR028590,IPR015507,IPR002877,IPR029063;~PFAM:PF01728;~go_function: GO:0008168 - methyltransferase activity [Evidence IEA];~go_function: GO:0008175 - tRNA methyltransferase activity [Evidence IEA];~go_process: GO:0001510 - RNA methylation [Evidence IEA];~go_process: GO:0008033 - tRNA processing [Evidence IEA];~go_process: GO:0032259 - methylation [Evidence IEA]), translating into MGKSSKDKRDAYYRLAKEQNWRARSAFKLIQIDEQFDLFEHENPDKVTRVVDLCAAPGSWSQVLSRVLIKGESFGRRAWVEKKRKEKEALERVRNGSNTTTTSSEDTDMTELKPRKNVKIVSIDLQPMAPLEGITTLKADITHPSTIPLLLRALDPEAYDSTSTSSTPSAIRPPHPVDLVISDGAPDVTGLHDLDIYIQSQLLYSALNLALGVLRPGGKFVAKIFRGRDVDLLYAQLRTVFEKVSVAKPRSSRASSLEAFVVCEGFIPPSIHAGTDALKNPIFGGVAVPPPVSADGNVGVEVIESEDDDARPVKLARFAPAEATLGAASAESSQTEARLLHDDSLASVTPTPLAYKSAGEKFAVENRWIPRFIACGDLSAWDSDASYTLPPDHVSLDPVQPPTAPPYRRALELRKEKGGAYGKTKLGSLGRA; encoded by the coding sequence ATGGGTAAATCCTCCAAAGACAAGCGCGATGCCTACTACCGTCTGGCCAAGGAACAAAACTGGCGCGCCCGATCCGCCTTCAAACTGATCCAAATAGACGAGCAATTCGATCTATTCGAGCACGAGAACCCAGACAAAGTCACCCGAGTCGTCGATCTGTGCGCCGCCCCGGGCAGCTGGAGTCAAGTGCTGAGTCGCGTTCTGATCAAGGGCGAGAGTTTTGGTCGCCGCGCCTGggtcgagaagaagcgcaaggaaaaggaagcccTCGAACGAGTCCGCAATGGCTcaaacaccacaaccacctcaTCAGAAGATACCGACATGACCGAACTGAAACCCCGCAAGAACGTCAAAATCGTCTCCATCGATCTTCAACCCATGGCGCCTCTCGAAGGCATCACCACTCTCAAAGCAGACATCACCCACCCCTCTaccatccccctcctcctgcgcgCCTTGGACCCAGAAGCCTAcgactccacctccacctcttctACCCCCTCCGCCATTCGTCCCCCTCACCCCGTTGACCTGGTCATTTCCGACGGCGCCCCGGACGTAACAGGCCTGCACGACCTCGACATCTACATCCAATCGCAACTACTCTACTCTGCACTCAACCTCGCCCTGGGCGTCCTCCGCCCCGGCGGCAAATTCGTCGCCAAGATCTTCCGCGGCCGCGACGTCGATCTCCTCTACGCGCAACTCCGCACTGTGTTCGAGAAAGTCAGCGTCGCGAAGCCGCGGAGTAGTCGCGCTAGTAGTCTGGAGGCGTTCGTCGTGTGCGAGGGATTCATCCCGCCTTCCATCCACGCTGGCACGGACGCGCTGAAGAACCCTATCTTCGGGGGCGTGGCTGTCCCGCCTCCTGTCTCAGCCGACGGAAACGTCGGAGTGGAGGTCATCGAGagcgaggacgacgatgcaCGCCCCGTCAAGCTGGCCCGCTTTGCTCCGGCCGAGGCGACTCTAGGCGCTGCGTCAGCGGAGTCTAGTCAGACAGAGGCGCGTCTTCTCCACGATGACTCGTTGGCGTCGGTGACGCCTACGCCGTTGGCGTATAAGTCTGCCGGTGAGAAGTTCGCTGTCGAGAACAGGTGGATTCCTAGGTTCATTGCGTGCGGTGATCTCTCGGCTTGGGATTCGGACGCCTCGTACACGCTGCCGCCGGACCATGTCAGTTTGGATCCGGTGCAGCCGCCTACTGCGCCGCCTTATCGGCGGGCCTTGGagttgaggaaggagaagggtggtGCGTATGGAAAGACGAAGTTGGGTAGTTTGGGACGGGCTTGA
- a CDS encoding uncharacterized protein (COG:S;~EggNog:ENOG410PT5N), with product MLNRITPIGRLAQRTTQAQTRIRTFQPATRTFRTIAPLRTTHQQKSETQSGDRNVLDPQRSESSYTGTDSEVAGHDAAFDPSNTSPEGQVEQAQKESEQQGKVSNPLDMSPGNSEVSHARPPQEGGPDHNAEKEGPSSRGWTKKNREVRGGNRKY from the coding sequence ATGCTCAACCGCATCACCCCAATCGGCCGCCTGGCCCAACGCACCACCCAAGCTCAAACCCGAATTCGAACCTTCCAACCCGCCACCCGCACCTTCCGCACCATCGCACCGCTGCGCACAACCCACCAGCAAAAGAGCGAAACGCAATCCGGAGACCGCAACGTCCTCGATCCTCAGCGATCTGAGAGCTCCTACACCGGCACGGACAGCGAAGTCGCGGGCCACGACGCAGCCTTTGACCCTAGTAACACATCACCCGAAGGCCAGGTTGAGCAGGCGCAGAAGGAGTCTGAGCAGCAGGGTAAAGTGAGTAACCCGTTGGATATGAGTCCTGGGAACTCAGAAGTCAGTCATGCGAGGCCGCCGCAGGAGGGAGGTCCCGATCATaatgctgagaaggaggggccGAGCTCGAGGGggtggacgaagaagaatcGTGAGGTGAGGGGTGGGAATAGGAAGTATTAA